One genomic window of Terriglobales bacterium includes the following:
- a CDS encoding bifunctional YncE family protein/alkaline phosphatase family protein: protein MTKPRALIFVFFLATLAVAYQREIASRRTLQLPTSKLLVAPVPGRLGDTNGLPVTAALSPDGHYLVTLNAGYGTAESEYRQSLTVLHLESNHISDFPEPRLAGHARQSFFIGLTFSGDGQRLYAGFASITDPTGKRPRDTGNGIAVYGFDHGRISPERFIPIPLQPLAKGKQVPADLAKVPKGSAIPYPAGIAVVPGKSEKLLVANNYSDNAVLLDPRKGKILKRFDLSTGPLVPSAFPYGAVVTRDGKRAFISLWNASQVAELDLKHGRVTRSVPLLKPSSATAAGSHPTAMLLSRDESLLYVTLANADAVAVVQTRDGKLRGLLSTRLRGQEYGGTYPNALAQSADGKHLFVANASSDAVAVFDVSKLADREAGSYPVAALGFIPTDWYPTALAVRGDDLLIASGKGQGTSPNPMLQHSSEAGYIATLLHGSIARLSISKTEPQLAELTREVEHSNLMNGEMGQLAFRNGTNPIRHVIYIIKENRTYDQVFGDLKPGDGDPSLCMYGEDITPNQHKLARQFGILDNFYDSGEVSGDGHVWSTAAITSDYTEKTWQIAYRGGERTYDYEGEVAGNSPLADNEPDVNEPQTGYIWTSVASHHLTYRHYGEFVATSWCGETEAQQSPQQGTPSPAASECGRIEVKKGEPLPPNVGVPHGSPSPYPWRIPLPAHNLPTKPELRGHFDPNFPDFRVEYPDQLRVDEFLNEFSGFVRARQQGSGEELPAYVLLRLPNDHTSGKRRGSPTPSASVADNDLAVGRVVEAISHSAYWDDTAILVLEDDAQDGADHVDAHRSIALVISKYSPGSPAQPVIDHHFYTTVNLVRTIEALLGLPPMNNNDARAAVMSPLFAGQGDQPPFTADYRNRDNGLLFTMNAATGKDQDEEDSELMDFTHEDRAEASQLNAILWRDRMGNRPMPLSNHAALGGPRHRHF, encoded by the coding sequence TTGACGAAACCGCGCGCATTAATATTCGTGTTCTTTCTGGCTACCCTGGCCGTTGCCTATCAGCGAGAGATTGCAAGCCGTCGCACATTGCAGCTGCCCACAAGCAAGTTGCTGGTCGCTCCCGTGCCGGGTCGCTTAGGTGATACCAATGGCCTTCCTGTAACCGCTGCGTTAAGCCCAGACGGGCATTATTTGGTGACGCTGAATGCTGGTTATGGGACCGCCGAATCAGAATATCGGCAATCGCTCACCGTCCTCCACCTGGAGAGCAATCACATTTCCGACTTTCCCGAGCCGCGTCTCGCCGGTCACGCGCGTCAGTCCTTCTTCATCGGCCTGACGTTTAGTGGCGATGGACAGAGGCTCTATGCCGGCTTTGCTTCCATAACTGATCCCACCGGCAAGCGGCCACGCGACACGGGCAACGGCATCGCGGTATATGGTTTCGATCACGGGCGAATCTCGCCAGAGCGATTCATTCCAATCCCGCTGCAACCCTTGGCAAAAGGCAAGCAAGTACCCGCTGACCTGGCAAAGGTGCCCAAAGGCAGCGCGATTCCTTATCCCGCCGGCATCGCAGTGGTGCCAGGTAAGAGCGAGAAGCTGCTGGTCGCCAACAACTATTCAGATAACGCTGTGCTGCTCGACCCGAGAAAAGGAAAGATCCTGAAGCGTTTCGATCTGAGCACCGGTCCATTGGTGCCGTCGGCGTTTCCCTACGGCGCAGTCGTCACTCGTGACGGAAAACGCGCATTCATCAGCCTTTGGAACGCATCGCAAGTTGCTGAGCTTGACCTCAAGCACGGTCGAGTGACCCGATCCGTGCCGCTGCTCAAGCCGTCATCCGCCACCGCTGCGGGCTCTCATCCCACCGCCATGCTGCTGAGTCGCGATGAGAGCTTGTTGTACGTGACACTCGCGAATGCAGACGCCGTTGCGGTTGTGCAAACACGCGACGGCAAATTACGCGGACTGCTTTCCACCCGTCTTCGTGGTCAGGAGTACGGAGGAACCTATCCAAACGCGCTTGCGCAATCCGCTGACGGAAAACATCTGTTTGTGGCTAATGCTTCCTCGGACGCGGTGGCGGTATTCGATGTTTCCAAGCTCGCGGATCGCGAGGCTGGGTCGTACCCGGTTGCGGCACTCGGATTTATTCCCACCGATTGGTATCCCACCGCGCTTGCGGTCCGCGGCGACGATTTGCTCATCGCCAGCGGCAAAGGGCAGGGAACCAGTCCCAATCCCATGCTCCAACACTCGTCGGAGGCCGGTTATATCGCGACTCTGCTGCATGGATCCATCGCTCGTCTGAGCATCAGCAAAACGGAACCTCAATTGGCAGAACTTACGCGGGAAGTCGAGCACAGCAACTTAATGAATGGCGAAATGGGGCAGCTTGCGTTCCGCAACGGAACGAATCCCATCCGCCACGTCATTTACATCATCAAGGAAAACCGTACCTACGATCAGGTCTTCGGGGATTTGAAACCTGGCGATGGCGACCCTTCGCTCTGCATGTACGGAGAGGACATTACGCCCAATCAGCACAAATTGGCGCGCCAGTTCGGAATTCTGGATAACTTCTACGACAGCGGCGAGGTTTCCGGCGACGGGCACGTCTGGTCCACTGCCGCCATTACCAGCGATTACACGGAAAAAACCTGGCAGATTGCCTACCGTGGTGGCGAACGGACCTACGATTACGAAGGCGAGGTAGCAGGGAACTCTCCATTAGCTGACAACGAACCTGACGTCAACGAGCCGCAAACCGGTTACATTTGGACGAGCGTCGCCAGTCACCACCTTACATATCGCCATTATGGCGAGTTCGTGGCTACATCGTGGTGTGGCGAAACCGAGGCCCAGCAATCCCCCCAGCAGGGTACGCCTTCCCCGGCAGCAAGTGAGTGCGGACGGATCGAGGTAAAAAAAGGAGAGCCTCTGCCCCCCAATGTGGGAGTGCCGCATGGGTCGCCCAGCCCGTATCCCTGGCGCATACCGTTACCAGCGCACAACCTTCCCACAAAACCGGAATTGCGCGGCCACTTCGATCCCAATTTCCCGGATTTCCGCGTTGAATACCCTGACCAGCTACGGGTGGATGAATTCCTCAATGAGTTCAGCGGATTCGTCCGAGCGCGGCAACAGGGCAGCGGTGAAGAGTTGCCGGCCTACGTTTTGCTCAGATTGCCGAACGACCATACTTCGGGCAAGCGACGGGGCTCGCCTACCCCCTCAGCTTCCGTTGCAGACAACGACCTGGCGGTTGGACGCGTCGTCGAAGCAATTTCACACAGCGCTTATTGGGACGACACCGCTATCCTCGTTTTGGAAGACGACGCGCAGGATGGCGCCGATCATGTTGATGCGCATCGCAGCATCGCCTTGGTCATCAGCAAGTACTCACCCGGTTCACCAGCACAGCCGGTTATCGACCACCACTTCTACACCACGGTAAACCTGGTGCGCACCATCGAAGCTCTGTTGGGATTGCCGCCCATGAACAACAACGACGCGCGGGCGGCGGTTATGTCGCCGCTCTTTGCCGGACAAGGAGATCAGCCGCCATTCACCGCCGACTATCGCAATCGCGACAATGGATTGTTGTTTACTATGAATGCCGCCACCGGCAAGGATCAGGATGAAGAGGATTCAGAACTCATGGACTTCACCCACGAGGACCGGGCCGAGGCGTCCCAATTGAACGCGATTCTGTGGCGGGATCGCATGGGCAATCGGCCGATGCCGCTCTCCAACCATGCTGCCTTGGGAGGACCGCGTCATCGTCACTTCTAA
- a CDS encoding helix-turn-helix transcriptional regulator, protein MRTAAKLARPEWAERILNLRDKLELSQTEFAAKLNVSAMAVSRWERAINEPPAEAYIQLGKLAGVPECWFFWQKAGLSKSDLRRAL, encoded by the coding sequence ATGCGTACGGCAGCGAAGCTTGCAAGACCCGAGTGGGCGGAAAGAATTCTGAACCTGCGCGACAAGTTGGAACTCAGCCAGACAGAGTTTGCAGCAAAGCTTAACGTGTCTGCTATGGCGGTGTCCCGCTGGGAGCGCGCAATCAATGAACCTCCGGCAGAGGCTTATATTCAGCTCGGAAAATTGGCCGGTGTCCCCGAGTGTTGGTTTTTCTGGCAAAAGGCGGGGTTGAGCAAGTCCGACCTCAGACGCGCTCTTTAG
- a CDS encoding YihY/virulence factor BrkB family protein, protein MSKRLRNLEQDRSGIPRVQIGGVMESQWRFGGLTPLQLAKRVGQQINQDDVFGRSAQLAYYFLLALFPLLIVLLSALGYFASAGTELRNSLMQYLAQAMPGSASQLVSQTITQVIEARGSGKIVLGLLGALWAASNGMGAIVETLNIAYGVKETRPYWKKRAVAVGLTAALAALILCALVLTLYGGKLAEFIGSTVGLGPAFVITWKIAQWPIVVACMGVGFALVYYFAPNVERPKWHWVSPGAAVGVVLWLLISFGLRIYLHFFNSYNQTYGSLGAVIILMLWLYLTGAAILIGGEVNSEIAKADQARQAHQRKLNIIQSDLERDLKRTA, encoded by the coding sequence TTGAGCAAGAGGCTGCGTAACCTCGAGCAGGACCGGTCCGGAATTCCGCGTGTGCAGATTGGAGGGGTGATGGAATCGCAATGGCGTTTTGGCGGCCTGACACCGTTGCAGCTGGCCAAACGAGTGGGCCAGCAGATCAATCAAGACGATGTCTTCGGACGATCGGCTCAACTCGCCTACTATTTTCTGCTAGCACTGTTTCCTTTGCTGATCGTGCTGCTCTCGGCGCTGGGATATTTTGCTTCCGCGGGAACCGAGCTGCGAAACAGCTTGATGCAGTACCTCGCCCAAGCGATGCCGGGATCAGCTTCCCAGCTGGTGAGCCAAACGATTACGCAAGTTATTGAGGCGCGAGGCAGCGGCAAAATCGTACTCGGCTTATTGGGCGCGCTCTGGGCAGCTTCGAATGGGATGGGAGCTATTGTCGAAACCCTGAACATTGCATACGGAGTAAAAGAGACCAGGCCTTATTGGAAAAAGCGAGCGGTCGCGGTGGGATTGACCGCGGCGCTGGCGGCCCTGATTCTTTGCGCCTTAGTGTTGACCCTGTATGGCGGCAAGTTGGCGGAATTTATCGGCAGCACTGTGGGTTTAGGGCCCGCCTTCGTGATCACCTGGAAAATCGCGCAGTGGCCCATTGTGGTCGCCTGTATGGGCGTAGGGTTTGCCTTGGTGTACTACTTTGCCCCGAATGTGGAACGTCCGAAGTGGCATTGGGTGTCGCCCGGCGCTGCGGTGGGTGTGGTGCTCTGGTTACTGATTTCCTTCGGACTAAGGATTTACCTGCACTTTTTCAACTCGTACAACCAGACCTACGGATCGCTCGGGGCGGTGATCATTTTAATGTTGTGGTTGTACCTGACAGGCGCAGCAATCCTGATTGGTGGCGAAGTGAACTCGGAAATTGCCAAGGCAGACCAAGCACGACAGGCGCACCAGAGAAAACTCAACATTATCCAGAGTGATCTCGAACGAGATCTGAAACGGACCGCCTGA
- a CDS encoding MFS transporter produces MIAASLSPAIKRTRLFAASCTGMFMFGIVLALLGTLFGLPQVHSRLHIDLVQKGDLFLLLYLCICLATLGVGPLIDRFGNKPVLLVSSLLVAGGLLAFAAAQSFWAAAAATLALGSGGGGLNTAANVLASDLYPENRGPMLNILGVFYGFGALFMPLVTASVATRIPIPELLIASAILPAMCGILYALLTFPATREPHAISLQELAEVLRHPGLLLFGFLLLIESGNEAVLGGWTSSYLITLGAQARIATWVLAGYWAGLMLGRVAASRLLRWLKDVQLVLLSAAVSLATCAVLLLVRSLPLLAVAVASTGFAFSAIFPTILAMAGDRYQRNAGTVFGVLFAVGLAGGAVFPWGVGHISQAYSVRAGMALPMIGAAVNCITIWMIRRRQIEQQR; encoded by the coding sequence ATGATCGCCGCCTCGCTGAGCCCTGCGATTAAGCGCACGCGTCTTTTCGCAGCTTCCTGCACGGGCATGTTCATGTTCGGCATCGTTTTAGCACTGCTGGGTACCTTGTTTGGACTTCCGCAGGTTCACTCCCGGCTGCACATAGATCTTGTGCAAAAGGGTGATCTCTTTCTGTTGCTGTACCTGTGCATCTGTCTCGCGACCTTGGGCGTGGGGCCTCTCATTGATCGTTTCGGCAACAAGCCAGTGCTGCTGGTCTCATCCCTGTTGGTTGCTGGCGGGCTGCTCGCCTTTGCAGCTGCTCAGTCTTTCTGGGCAGCTGCCGCCGCCACACTTGCCCTGGGATCAGGAGGGGGCGGCCTGAATACCGCGGCCAATGTTCTGGCCTCAGATCTTTATCCCGAGAACCGCGGCCCCATGCTGAACATTCTGGGAGTATTTTATGGCTTCGGCGCGCTGTTCATGCCGCTCGTGACCGCCAGCGTCGCCACCCGCATACCGATTCCGGAATTGCTGATTGCTTCCGCTATCTTGCCGGCAATGTGCGGCATCTTGTACGCGCTGCTCACGTTTCCTGCCACCCGCGAGCCGCACGCAATTTCTTTGCAAGAACTCGCCGAGGTTTTGCGACATCCGGGCTTGCTGCTGTTCGGATTTCTTCTGCTTATTGAATCAGGAAATGAGGCGGTCCTCGGCGGGTGGACGTCCAGCTACTTGATCACGCTCGGCGCCCAAGCCCGCATTGCAACCTGGGTGCTCGCGGGATATTGGGCGGGCCTGATGCTCGGTCGCGTGGCAGCATCGCGACTGCTGCGGTGGTTAAAGGATGTGCAACTCGTGTTGCTGAGCGCTGCTGTCTCACTGGCGACCTGCGCCGTGCTGTTGCTGGTCCGTTCTTTGCCTTTGCTCGCAGTGGCCGTTGCCTCGACCGGTTTCGCATTCAGCGCTATCTTTCCCACCATCTTGGCCATGGCGGGTGACCGCTATCAGCGCAACGCCGGAACAGTTTTCGGTGTGCTATTTGCGGTCGGGCTGGCGGGAGGAGCCGTATTTCCCTGGGGAGTTGGTCACATCTCGCAAGCCTACAGTGTGCGCGCCGGCATGGCCCTGCCGATGATTGGCGCAGCAGTGAATTGCATTACGATCTGGATGATTCGGCGTCGCCAAATCGAACAGCAACGATAG